In Aminobacterium sp. MB27-C1, a single genomic region encodes these proteins:
- the tpiA gene encoding triose-phosphate isomerase, with product MKKIYLYGNWKMNNTIIETKKFFTELSEKICEDAVICDQIHRNFLEICIFPPFTLLQTGASVLTQGENDGICLGGQNAFYEEKGAFTGEISFPMLKEVGCSHVIIGHSERRHIMGETDEIVHKKLKAALGHNLCPVLCFGETLKEREKDMTFDVFRRQIQSAAEGLSPEEIKKTIWAYEPVWAIGTGRTASPENAEEACLFARELLAEISGIDDEMECHRDIHILYGGSVKAANVANLLDQPDIDGALIGGASLSASSMLDIIHQSLHRG from the coding sequence GTGAAGAAAATATATCTTTATGGCAACTGGAAAATGAATAATACGATCATAGAAACGAAAAAGTTTTTTACGGAACTCTCTGAGAAAATTTGTGAGGATGCTGTTATTTGTGATCAAATACATAGAAATTTTCTTGAGATTTGTATTTTCCCTCCATTCACCTTGTTGCAAACAGGTGCAAGTGTTCTTACACAAGGAGAGAACGATGGGATATGCTTAGGCGGACAAAATGCCTTCTATGAAGAAAAGGGTGCCTTTACTGGTGAGATTTCTTTCCCCATGCTTAAGGAAGTAGGGTGCAGCCATGTCATTATTGGTCATAGTGAACGGCGACACATCATGGGAGAAACAGATGAGATTGTTCATAAAAAATTAAAAGCAGCTCTTGGTCATAATCTATGTCCTGTGCTTTGTTTCGGGGAAACCCTTAAAGAGAGAGAAAAAGATATGACTTTTGATGTATTCAGACGACAGATTCAGAGTGCAGCCGAAGGTCTATCTCCCGAAGAAATTAAAAAAACAATTTGGGCCTATGAACCTGTTTGGGCTATTGGAACAGGAAGAACGGCAAGTCCGGAAAATGCTGAAGAAGCTTGTCTTTTTGCAAGAGAGTTACTTGCAGAAATAAGTGGAATTGACGATGAAATGGAATGCCATAGGGATATTCATATTCTTTATGGTGGGAGTGTCAAAGCAGCAAATGTGGCTAATCTTTTAGATCAGCCAGATATTGATGGAGCCCTTATTGGTGGAGCATCTCTTTCTGCTTCATCAATGCTAGATATTATTCATCAATCCCTTCATAGAGGTTAA
- the feoB gene encoding ferrous iron transport protein B: MGHEKMHVALAGQPNSGKSTIFNMLTGGRQFVANYPGATVSIKTGAFSWQEKKISLTDLPGTYSLSSYSEEERITRDFIIDQSPSLVVNVMDASNLKRHLYLTFQLLELGAPLLIALNMVDVAEKRGLKVDADALSKTLHLPVITTVGSKGRGKNELKDGVIKAFDSNLDHEHLHIVDYGDLESYITDLSAKLLQSQIEESKVPLRWLSIKLFEEDEVAQKLVSSNFKNPEDVRNYVSKICSEFERKYDDTPRGFIAFRRHLAAQKIEKRCVVKTKEVSVTLTDRIDRLVCSRIWGPLILAGIIYLLYELSIVGGYELTNYMVPLLEGFRNAIEKFLPIGTFLREPLIRSLVLNVITSINSVLIYIPIFLILFALIAILEDVGYMPRMAFILDKLFRRFGLHGQSTLPLILGGVFVGGCAVPGVMATRVIADEKARLATILIVPLMNCLAKVPLYTLLISIYFAKEKALAMFFISTITIILALSVAKILTLTLLKNRPSSPFVLEMPPYHIPTIRGVLMRSIERTWLFVRKVLTIIMIVAVAVFFLTNYPSVGEERINTYQKRAEQIKNVFTSKIQNTPFASQFKRDKDITRYLVIEERYKNQKRALFKASDERREKFEQRFAERYSDVYPLLNAKGKDGRALNKAFKVMKRERALLLMDLRDETLHGSFLGMAGKFLEPVTRFAGFNWKVNVALLSSLAAKESSVATLGVLYQQKEDGQTLAQRMKEQEKGFTPLHALALMIFMAMYPPCIATLIMVKIEAGGWKWAFIALGYPILLGMTLATLVYSGGTWLGLSGTQGMFVFYAIALVTAFLLGKVKGSVVETDIDEKTLKGKEVANL, translated from the coding sequence ATGGGTCATGAAAAGATGCATGTTGCTTTAGCAGGCCAGCCGAATAGTGGAAAATCAACAATTTTTAACATGCTTACAGGTGGAAGGCAGTTTGTTGCTAATTACCCAGGTGCAACTGTATCTATAAAAACGGGAGCATTTTCATGGCAAGAGAAAAAGATTTCACTTACAGACTTGCCCGGTACTTATAGCCTCTCTTCATATTCTGAAGAAGAGCGTATAACGAGAGATTTTATAATTGATCAGTCACCGTCTTTAGTCGTAAATGTTATGGATGCTTCAAATTTAAAACGGCATCTTTACCTTACTTTTCAATTGTTGGAACTGGGGGCCCCTCTTTTAATTGCTCTTAACATGGTGGATGTCGCTGAAAAAAGAGGACTCAAAGTTGATGCTGACGCCCTTTCAAAAACCTTGCATCTTCCAGTTATTACAACAGTAGGTAGTAAGGGGCGGGGAAAAAATGAACTAAAAGATGGCGTTATTAAAGCTTTTGATTCAAATTTGGATCATGAACATTTACATATTGTGGATTATGGAGACTTGGAATCATATATTACTGATTTGTCTGCGAAATTACTGCAATCACAAATTGAAGAGAGTAAGGTCCCTCTTCGATGGTTGTCAATAAAGCTATTTGAGGAAGATGAAGTAGCGCAAAAGTTAGTTTCAAGCAACTTTAAAAATCCAGAAGATGTAAGAAATTATGTTAGCAAAATTTGCTCTGAGTTTGAGAGGAAATATGATGACACACCTCGAGGATTTATTGCATTCAGACGCCATCTTGCTGCTCAAAAAATAGAGAAGCGATGTGTTGTAAAAACAAAAGAAGTTTCTGTAACGTTAACTGATCGTATTGACAGATTGGTTTGCAGCCGAATTTGGGGGCCTCTTATTTTGGCTGGCATTATTTATCTTCTATACGAGCTCTCCATTGTTGGAGGGTATGAATTGACTAACTATATGGTGCCCTTGTTGGAAGGATTCCGTAATGCTATAGAAAAGTTTCTTCCCATAGGAACATTCTTAAGGGAGCCATTAATTAGATCTCTTGTGTTGAATGTCATCACAAGTATTAATTCTGTGCTCATTTATATTCCTATATTTTTAATTCTTTTCGCATTGATAGCGATTCTTGAAGACGTAGGATATATGCCGAGAATGGCCTTTATTCTCGATAAGCTTTTCAGACGTTTTGGATTGCATGGGCAGTCTACGTTACCTCTTATCTTGGGGGGAGTATTTGTTGGAGGCTGTGCTGTTCCTGGAGTAATGGCAACACGTGTTATTGCCGATGAAAAGGCTCGTTTAGCCACAATCCTTATTGTTCCTCTGATGAATTGTTTAGCTAAAGTTCCTTTATATACGCTTCTGATTAGCATCTATTTTGCTAAAGAAAAAGCGTTAGCAATGTTTTTTATCTCGACAATAACAATTATATTGGCTCTTTCCGTTGCCAAAATATTGACATTGACGCTTTTAAAGAATAGACCAAGTTCTCCCTTCGTTCTGGAGATGCCCCCATATCATATTCCGACTATCCGCGGTGTTCTTATGCGTTCTATAGAAAGAACGTGGCTTTTTGTAAGGAAGGTTCTCACGATTATCATGATTGTTGCTGTTGCTGTTTTTTTCCTTACAAATTATCCCTCTGTTGGTGAAGAACGAATAAACACTTACCAGAAAAGAGCAGAACAGATAAAAAATGTTTTTACAAGTAAAATCCAAAATACTCCTTTTGCTTCTCAATTTAAGAGAGATAAAGATATAACTCGTTATCTTGTTATTGAGGAACGTTACAAAAATCAAAAACGAGCTCTCTTTAAGGCTTCTGACGAGAGAAGAGAAAAATTTGAACAGCGATTTGCAGAACGGTACAGTGATGTTTATCCCTTACTCAATGCAAAAGGTAAAGATGGCAGAGCCTTAAACAAAGCTTTTAAGGTTATGAAGCGAGAGAGAGCATTGTTGCTTATGGATTTGCGTGACGAGACATTACATGGAAGTTTCCTTGGTATGGCCGGAAAGTTTTTAGAACCTGTAACTCGATTTGCAGGATTTAACTGGAAAGTTAATGTAGCTCTTTTAAGTTCGTTGGCGGCGAAAGAGAGTAGTGTGGCAACGTTAGGTGTTCTCTACCAACAGAAAGAAGATGGACAGACTCTCGCGCAGCGTATGAAAGAACAGGAAAAGGGATTTACCCCCCTTCACGCCCTAGCTTTAATGATTTTTATGGCCATGTATCCTCCGTGCATTGCAACATTAATTATGGTTAAGATAGAAGCTGGAGGCTGGAAATGGGCATTTATAGCCTTAGGATATCCTATCCTTCTTGGAATGACATTAGCGACTTTAGTTTATAGCGGTGGAACCTGGCTTGGGTTGTCTGGAACACAAGGGATGTTTGTCTTTTATGCAATTGCATTAGTTACTGCATTTTTGTTGGGCAAAGTAAAAGGATCTGTCGTTGAGACAGATATAGACGAAAAAACTTTAAAAGGAAAGGAGGTGGCCAACCTATGA
- a CDS encoding FeoA family protein: MGRAFVSGLGGMITLDEMKPGEHGVIHKNRARGVIGQRLMDLGFFPGVEVFVIRNAPLVDPVEIKVDGHHVTIRHDEARFVEVEK; encoded by the coding sequence GTGGGTAGAGCATTTGTATCAGGTCTTGGTGGCATGATTACATTGGATGAGATGAAGCCTGGCGAGCATGGAGTAATTCATAAAAACAGAGCTCGTGGTGTAATAGGACAGCGATTAATGGATCTTGGCTTTTTTCCTGGTGTTGAAGTTTTTGTTATCCGTAATGCTCCTCTTGTTGATCCTGTGGAGATAAAAGTAGATGGACATCACGTAACTATTCGGCATGATGAGGCAAGGTTTGTGGAGGTAGAGAAATAA
- a CDS encoding DUF2023 family protein: MPLPNITCLPQCYQVDEIFAHHLYEYVKGLRALILHTTSRGYEQEIVRRLQNQNIPYVIYPVNDHKINVFFGHQVCIDVVCKINKVSLRDYTDEEDFILGTMLGYDRVLQCKRYLQLKEDRDELIG, from the coding sequence TTGCCTCTTCCAAACATTACATGTTTGCCACAGTGTTATCAGGTAGATGAAATTTTTGCTCATCATCTCTATGAATATGTAAAAGGCTTGCGGGCTCTTATTCTTCATACAACGTCAAGAGGGTATGAACAAGAGATAGTGCGCCGTCTTCAGAATCAGAATATCCCATACGTTATATACCCCGTAAATGACCATAAAATTAATGTGTTTTTTGGTCACCAAGTATGTATCGATGTCGTGTGTAAGATCAATAAAGTTTCGTTGCGTGATTACACAGACGAAGAGGATTTTATTTTAGGAACGATGCTTGGATACGATAGAGTTCTTCAATGTAAAAGGTATTTACAGTTAAAAGAAGATCGAGACGAGCTTATAGGTTAG
- a CDS encoding flavodoxin, whose translation MQIGIFYGTSTGHTEEVAEQIASLLKRKDDVVLKNVAEARKEDMEEYDFLILGTPTWGYGDLQDDWLSFIDEIDTFDFKNTPVALFGLGDQCGFSDTFVDGMGTIYERLSKKGVAILSSGCSVESYGFNVSKAAIQGEFVGLAIDEDNQPDLTEKRIQEWVEHLYQVLVA comes from the coding sequence ATGCAAATAGGCATTTTTTATGGAACTTCCACTGGGCATACAGAAGAAGTGGCGGAACAGATAGCTTCTTTGCTTAAGAGAAAAGATGATGTCGTCTTGAAAAATGTGGCTGAAGCCAGAAAGGAAGATATGGAAGAATACGATTTTCTTATTTTAGGCACTCCTACATGGGGATATGGAGACCTTCAAGATGATTGGCTTAGTTTTATTGATGAAATAGATACTTTTGATTTTAAAAATACCCCAGTGGCTCTATTCGGACTTGGTGATCAGTGTGGCTTTTCTGATACTTTTGTTGATGGTATGGGAACAATATACGAAAGACTTTCTAAGAAAGGGGTAGCTATTCTTTCTTCTGGATGTTCTGTTGAGAGTTATGGCTTTAATGTTTCTAAGGCTGCTATACAAGGTGAATTTGTAGGCTTGGCAATAGATGAAGATAATCAACCCGATCTTACAGAAAAGAGAATTCAAGAGTGGGTAGAGCATTTGTATCAGGTCTTGGTGGCATGA